From one Novosphingobium sp. genomic stretch:
- a CDS encoding alcohol dehydrogenase catalytic domain-containing protein — protein sequence MKAIICEAPMKLTLQDRAAPQAGPDEALIRIRRVWLCGTDFHIFKGNQPFLSYPRVIGHAGCGRGCAGQRHQGRHHLQRPGFHKRKKALIGSRNALREDFQQVIDCLADGTIPTEPLHTHSFELEIQPSIMKAIGRF from the coding sequence ATGAAAGCGATCATCTGCGAAGCGCCCATGAAGCTGACCCTGCAGGACCGAGCAGCCCCGCAAGCCGGTCCTGACGAGGCGCTGATCCGCATCCGCCGCGTGTGGCTGTGCGGCACGGATTTTCATATTTTCAAAGGCAATCAGCCCTTCCTCTCCTATCCGCGGGTGATAGGGCATGCCGGGTGCGGGCGAGGCTGTGCTGGTCAGCGTCATCAAGGACGACATCACCTTCAGCGACCCGGATTTCACAAGCGCAAAAAGGCGCTGATCGGCAGCCGCAACGCGCTGCGTGAAGATTTCCAGCAGGTTATCGATTGTCTGGCGGACGGCACCATTCCCACCGAGCCATTACACACGCATAGTTTCGAGCTGGAGATCCAGCCGTCGATCATGAAGGCCATCGGTCGTTTCTGA
- the fucP gene encoding L-fucose:H+ symporter permease: MDSAITVPAPPGDGPKSASVDGRFITQGYELGFVVITSLFMLWAIANNFNDILIRQLQKALALDRAQAGFIQFAFYLGYFCMALPAGLVARRFGYRVGIIVGLLLYAGGALLFYPASYMGRYGPFLLALFVLASGAAFLETSANPYIASFGDPSRASQRLNFAQAFNGLGAVIAPVLGGMFIFSGVERSHAELALMSAQDLSAYRAFEAAMVRMPYLVLAGVVMVIALAVAQVRLPSLSRRRGGDDASPKAGWLLRQPGLLPAVVAQFFYVGAQVGVWSFFVDFVKEMQPEVSERHAAYLLSFSLFLFMIGRFSGAALMQKVEASRLLLLYAGAGVLLSLGAAAGSGVAAVVALSATSFFMSIMFPTIFALGIARLGAAAAMGAPLIVMAIVGGAVFPPLMGFLSQVSGSLRLAMLVPALCFAVVLLFALTQQRITQEPEA, from the coding sequence ATGGACAGCGCGATCACGGTGCCTGCCCCGCCCGGAGACGGGCCCAAAAGCGCGAGCGTGGATGGACGGTTTATCACCCAGGGCTATGAGCTGGGCTTTGTGGTGATCACCAGCCTGTTTATGCTCTGGGCCATTGCCAACAATTTCAACGATATCCTGATTCGGCAGCTTCAGAAGGCGCTGGCGCTCGATCGCGCTCAGGCGGGGTTTATCCAGTTTGCCTTCTATCTCGGCTATTTCTGTATGGCCTTGCCCGCCGGGCTGGTGGCGCGCCGGTTTGGCTATCGGGTGGGGATCATCGTCGGGCTGCTGCTTTACGCGGGCGGGGCGCTGCTGTTCTATCCGGCCTCTTATATGGGGCGCTATGGGCCGTTTTTGCTGGCGCTGTTCGTGCTGGCTTCGGGCGCCGCCTTTCTGGAGACCAGCGCCAACCCCTATATCGCCAGCTTCGGAGACCCCAGCCGCGCCTCGCAGCGGCTGAATTTCGCTCAGGCTTTCAATGGGCTTGGCGCGGTGATCGCGCCCGTGCTGGGCGGCATGTTCATTTTTTCGGGCGTTGAGCGCAGCCATGCCGAACTCGCGCTGATGAGCGCGCAGGATCTCTCTGCTTATCGCGCTTTCGAGGCGGCGATGGTGCGTATGCCCTATCTGGTGCTCGCAGGCGTGGTGATGGTGATCGCGCTGGCCGTGGCCCAGGTCCGCCTGCCGAGCCTGTCCAGGCGACGGGGCGGGGACGATGCCTCGCCGAAGGCCGGATGGCTGCTGCGCCAGCCGGGGTTGCTGCCGGCGGTGGTGGCGCAGTTTTTCTATGTGGGCGCTCAGGTCGGCGTCTGGAGCTTCTTTGTCGATTTCGTGAAGGAGATGCAGCCAGAGGTTTCCGAACGCCATGCCGCCTATCTGCTCTCCTTCAGCCTGTTCCTTTTCATGATCGGCCGCTTTTCGGGCGCGGCGCTGATGCAGAAGGTGGAGGCGAGCCGGCTGCTGCTGCTCTATGCCGGGGCGGGCGTGCTGCTCAGCCTTGGTGCGGCGGCGGGATCGGGCGTGGCGGCGGTGGTGGCGCTGTCGGCGACCAGCTTTTTCATGTCGATCATGTTCCCCACGATCTTTGCGTTGGGGATCGCGCGACTGGGCGCTGCTGCCGCGATGGGGGCGCCGCTGATCGTAATGGCGATTGTGGGCGGGGCGGTGTTTCCGCCCCTGATGGGGTTCCTGTCGCAAGTCTCGGGATCGCTGCGGCTGGCGATGCTGGTTCCGGCGCTATGCTTTGCAGTGGTGCTGCTTTTCGCCCTGACCCAGCAGCGGATCACGCAGGAACCCGAAGCCTGA
- a CDS encoding IclR family transcriptional regulator produces MTAGNMVYSAPALEKGLDIIELLSTEPDGLTANEIARRLKRSINEVFRMIMVMEQRRWLSQSSDNRYRVTYEVVKFAIRATPAQGLIDAAAPIMHDLARSTYQSSHLVVLSQQQGFVLHRQENVGPVGFGMRLGAPIDLVASCSGNVLLAFSPADLVDELLKELPRPKALTVKALKAQLASIREKGFESRPSLRTEGVHDISYPVFGFDGALAGVLTIPYLRLIDGSQQFDFDGTAAALAQAATRISRVLGWAG; encoded by the coding sequence GTGACAGCCGGCAATATGGTCTATTCCGCTCCAGCTCTGGAAAAGGGGCTCGACATCATCGAGCTGCTTTCCACCGAGCCTGACGGCCTCACCGCCAATGAGATCGCACGGCGGCTCAAGCGGTCCATCAACGAAGTCTTCCGCATGATCATGGTGATGGAGCAGCGACGCTGGCTCAGCCAGTCGTCGGACAACCGCTATCGCGTCACCTATGAGGTGGTGAAATTCGCCATCCGCGCCACCCCGGCGCAGGGGTTGATCGATGCCGCGGCGCCGATCATGCATGATCTGGCGCGCTCGACCTATCAGTCCTCGCATCTGGTGGTACTCTCGCAGCAGCAGGGTTTCGTGCTTCACCGGCAGGAGAATGTCGGGCCGGTGGGCTTCGGCATGCGGCTGGGCGCGCCGATCGATCTGGTGGCGAGCTGCTCGGGCAATGTGCTGCTGGCCTTCAGCCCGGCCGATCTGGTGGATGAACTGCTCAAGGAGCTGCCCCGGCCCAAGGCGCTGACGGTCAAGGCGTTGAAGGCGCAACTGGCCAGCATCCGCGAGAAAGGCTTCGAAAGCCGCCCCAGCCTGCGGACCGAGGGCGTGCACGACATCAGCTACCCTGTTTTCGGCTTCGACGGCGCGCTGGCGGGGGTACTGACCATCCCCTATCTGCGCCTGATCGACGGATCGCAGCAGTTCGATTTCGACGGCACGGCGGCGGCCCTGGCACAGGCCGCAACGAGGATTTCCAGAGTTCTGGGCTGGGCGGGCTGA
- a CDS encoding histidine-type phosphatase, translating to MRRVLASAALALMAGTAHAAPAPEGLTVDRVVIVMRHGVRPPTKAQPMPAGVTPETWPSWPVEPGFLTPHGALAVERLGASDSAALRAQGVIPAKGCPTVRIVADSDQRTIETAKSWAKTFAPGCDLPSDHQPQGSKDPRFGPIEAGLVKLDAGLVDAAVAQGVGPGGMAAVEAAHRPLLTLADHILCKDGASASCGIGGEPSAIAPATSAKRPKMAGALDRASTVAQIMLLEYGEGKPMPQVGWGRVTPAQIAQLSALHALEFRLLARPYPVASANLSGLLPIMHEGLTGDTPVTMISGHDTNIANLGGLLDLHWQVPGLAQDDPAPGGAIVLERLKAKDGKLYVRASYRAQSLEQIRAATPLKPGAAYRATMAIPGCAAEQVNGLCPLDKALTLLGASH from the coding sequence ATGCGCCGCGTTCTGGCAAGCGCCGCTCTGGCCCTGATGGCGGGGACGGCTCACGCGGCCCCTGCCCCGGAAGGCCTTACGGTCGACCGTGTGGTGATCGTGATGCGCCATGGTGTGCGCCCGCCCACCAAGGCGCAGCCCATGCCTGCGGGCGTCACGCCCGAGACATGGCCCTCATGGCCGGTCGAGCCGGGCTTTCTCACCCCGCATGGTGCGCTGGCGGTCGAGCGTCTGGGCGCCAGCGATAGCGCTGCCCTGCGTGCCCAAGGCGTGATCCCGGCAAAGGGGTGCCCCACCGTCCGCATCGTGGCCGACAGCGACCAGCGCACCATCGAGACCGCCAAGAGCTGGGCCAAGACCTTTGCGCCGGGCTGCGACCTGCCCAGCGACCACCAGCCGCAGGGCAGCAAGGACCCCCGCTTCGGGCCCATCGAGGCCGGTCTGGTCAAGCTGGACGCAGGCTTGGTCGATGCCGCCGTGGCGCAAGGCGTTGGTCCGGGCGGCATGGCGGCGGTCGAGGCGGCGCATCGCCCTTTGCTGACGCTGGCCGACCATATCCTGTGCAAGGACGGCGCTTCGGCCAGTTGCGGCATCGGCGGCGAGCCCAGCGCGATCGCTCCGGCGACCTCCGCCAAGCGTCCAAAGATGGCGGGCGCGCTGGACCGCGCCTCCACCGTGGCGCAAATCATGCTGCTGGAATATGGTGAGGGCAAGCCCATGCCGCAGGTCGGCTGGGGCCGGGTGACGCCAGCCCAGATCGCGCAGCTTTCCGCGCTGCACGCGCTGGAGTTCCGCCTGCTGGCGCGGCCTTATCCTGTGGCCTCGGCCAATCTGTCGGGCCTGCTGCCGATCATGCACGAGGGGCTGACCGGTGACACGCCTGTCACCATGATTTCGGGCCATGACACCAATATCGCCAATCTGGGCGGACTGCTCGATCTGCACTGGCAGGTGCCCGGTCTGGCGCAGGACGATCCGGCACCGGGCGGCGCCATCGTGCTGGAGCGGCTGAAGGCCAAGGACGGTAAGCTCTACGTCCGCGCCTCCTACCGCGCGCAGTCCTTGGAGCAGATCCGCGCCGCCACGCCGCTGAAGCCCGGCGCAGCCTATCGCGCCACCATGGCCATCCCCGGATGCGCCGCCGAGCAGGTCAACGGCCTGTGCCCGCTGGACAAGGCACTGACGCTGCTGGGTGCCAGCCACTGA
- a CDS encoding TonB-dependent receptor yields the protein MLATRRHLIATTVLASMAATSVGAQATGAISSFHVPAQDVTSAVRIFAKQAGVQIVVSGSVAQGRRSHAVSGKMGTGEALNRMLEGTGLAAKATGDSTYVIVGGAPEPTPTAYDAADAHDPIVVTGAMVAQREAVAEKRNADNTVETLHANDVGKLPDQNVAEAIKRLPGLTAANDQGEGRYVVIRGIDPGLANVTLNGMTLPAPEPDGRQVKLDDIPSAMIQSVSVSKSLLASQDANAIAGEVAIRTKTAFDSKKLFFLDARASVGHYTLNNKTPYDLDATVGGRFGADKQFGAVISASYSRRPIESENYQGSSNWSSTGAPDGNGLRDYNLSRTRLGVVGNFDWHPNEKVKLYLRTSYSEFQDHETRDQNRLAVTAYDATTGVPTKGTATILVRQRQENDHTQSAILGGDFSDVAGGTLSVAAGYTRAVKQDPLRSEFTFTTAKGGVNLAYDGSTYPYTLAPATAGYFGNASNFYFSKYNIENRYAYEQLWQGKLDYTHPLAIGDGSEFSFGAKITDRHKDDDHNKMTYSATSTKWFLNNVGYTGNTGFYGNQFSFGQRINYFAARDYLTSNLSTLATGSATTSGNISDSLASDYDVRERITAGYAQLKLKFGALTLIPGVRVENTYDSTKAKIVNAASKITDGFNTFGKVNYTDVFPGLNAKYDVTRDLLLRGAVTTSIGRPNYPQLAPYVTVTDTSQTATAVSIGNPNLKPYRSVNLDASVEFYPAQGSIISAGIFTKSIDNPIYSTTTLQNNVTLGNVLYSAANVTQPFNADHENVTGVEFNLQHQFTKLPGVLSGFGVSANFSHVWGSANAAAIRGGNVPLAYQSKNVGTAQLFYEKYGFGARLAFSYRSAYLDTLGSSAATDQYTDANGQLDLHVSYQIIPAVTVFGDAVNLTDAPWRRYMGANRNWLIEREHYGTQLRGGVQVHF from the coding sequence ATGCTTGCCACTCGTCGCCATCTGATCGCGACCACCGTTCTGGCCTCCATGGCCGCCACGTCCGTGGGCGCACAGGCCACCGGAGCCATCTCCAGCTTCCATGTGCCCGCACAGGATGTCACCAGCGCGGTGCGCATCTTCGCCAAGCAGGCGGGCGTGCAGATCGTCGTCTCGGGCAGCGTGGCGCAGGGGCGCCGCAGCCACGCCGTCTCGGGCAAGATGGGCACGGGCGAGGCGCTCAATCGCATGCTGGAGGGCACTGGCCTCGCCGCCAAGGCCACCGGTGACAGCACCTATGTGATCGTGGGCGGCGCGCCAGAGCCCACGCCCACCGCCTATGACGCGGCCGATGCGCATGACCCCATCGTCGTCACCGGCGCGATGGTCGCCCAGCGCGAGGCTGTTGCCGAAAAGCGCAATGCCGACAACACGGTGGAAACGCTGCACGCCAACGATGTCGGCAAGCTGCCCGACCAGAACGTTGCCGAAGCGATCAAGCGCCTGCCGGGCCTGACCGCCGCCAACGATCAGGGCGAGGGCCGCTATGTGGTGATCCGTGGCATCGATCCGGGTCTGGCCAATGTCACGCTCAACGGCATGACCCTGCCCGCGCCCGAGCCCGATGGCCGTCAGGTCAAGCTGGACGACATTCCCAGCGCGATGATCCAGTCTGTGTCAGTGTCGAAATCGCTGCTGGCCAGCCAGGACGCCAATGCCATCGCCGGCGAGGTCGCGATCCGCACCAAGACCGCTTTCGACAGCAAGAAGCTGTTTTTCCTCGATGCGCGCGCCTCGGTCGGGCATTATACGCTCAACAACAAGACGCCCTACGATCTGGACGCCACGGTGGGCGGGCGTTTCGGCGCGGACAAGCAGTTCGGTGCGGTGATCTCGGCCAGCTATTCGCGCCGCCCCATAGAGAGCGAGAACTATCAAGGGTCGAGCAACTGGTCCTCGACGGGCGCGCCCGATGGCAATGGCCTGCGTGACTACAATCTGTCGCGCACGCGCCTTGGCGTCGTTGGCAATTTCGACTGGCATCCCAATGAGAAGGTAAAGCTCTACCTGCGCACCTCCTACTCCGAATTTCAGGATCACGAGACGCGCGACCAGAACCGCCTCGCCGTGACCGCCTATGACGCCACCACCGGCGTCCCCACCAAGGGCACCGCCACCATTCTGGTGCGCCAGCGTCAGGAAAACGACCATACGCAAAGCGCCATTCTGGGCGGCGATTTCAGCGATGTGGCCGGCGGCACGCTGTCGGTGGCCGCTGGCTACACCCGCGCGGTCAAGCAGGACCCGCTGCGCAGCGAGTTCACCTTCACCACCGCCAAGGGCGGGGTCAATCTGGCCTATGACGGCTCGACCTATCCCTACACGTTGGCGCCCGCCACCGCCGGCTATTTCGGCAATGCCAGCAATTTCTATTTCAGCAAGTACAACATCGAAAACCGCTATGCCTATGAGCAACTGTGGCAGGGCAAGCTGGATTACACCCATCCGCTGGCCATCGGCGACGGCTCGGAATTCAGCTTCGGCGCCAAGATCACCGATCGCCACAAGGATGACGATCACAACAAGATGACCTACTCGGCCACCTCGACCAAGTGGTTCCTGAACAATGTGGGCTACACCGGGAACACCGGTTTTTACGGCAACCAGTTCAGCTTTGGCCAGCGCATCAACTATTTCGCCGCGCGCGACTATCTGACGAGCAATCTGTCCACGCTGGCAACCGGCTCGGCCACCACCTCGGGCAACATTTCGGACTCGCTGGCCAGCGACTACGACGTGCGTGAACGGATCACGGCGGGCTATGCCCAGCTCAAGCTGAAGTTCGGCGCCCTGACGCTGATCCCCGGTGTCCGCGTCGAGAACACCTATGACAGCACCAAGGCCAAGATCGTCAATGCCGCCTCGAAGATCACCGATGGTTTCAACACCTTCGGCAAGGTCAATTACACCGACGTCTTCCCCGGCCTGAACGCCAAATATGACGTGACCAGGGACCTGCTGCTGCGCGGCGCGGTGACCACCTCGATCGGTCGTCCCAACTATCCGCAGCTCGCGCCCTATGTCACGGTGACCGACACGTCGCAGACCGCCACGGCGGTTTCGATCGGCAACCCCAATCTCAAGCCCTATCGTTCGGTCAATCTGGATGCCTCGGTGGAGTTCTATCCCGCGCAGGGCAGCATCATCTCGGCCGGGATCTTCACGAAATCCATCGACAATCCGATCTACTCGACCACCACGCTGCAGAACAATGTCACGCTCGGCAATGTGCTCTACAGCGCCGCCAATGTGACCCAGCCCTTCAACGCCGACCATGAGAATGTCACCGGCGTGGAGTTCAACCTGCAGCACCAGTTCACCAAGCTGCCGGGCGTACTGTCGGGCTTTGGCGTTTCGGCCAACTTCAGCCATGTGTGGGGCAGCGCCAATGCGGCGGCAATCCGTGGCGGCAATGTTCCGCTGGCCTATCAGTCGAAGAATGTCGGCACGGCGCAGCTTTTCTATGAGAAGTATGGCTTTGGCGCGCGACTGGCCTTCTCCTACCGCTCGGCCTATCTCGACACGCTGGGCAGCTCGGCGGCGACCGACCAATACACCGACGCCAATGGCCAGCTCGACCTGCATGTCAGCTATCAGATCATCCCCGCCGTCACCGTCTTTGGCGATGCGGTGAACCTGACCGACGCCCCATGGCGCCGCTATATGGGCGCCAACCGCAACTGGCTGATCGAACGCGAGCATTACGGCACCCAATTGCGCGGCGGCGTGCAGGTGCATTTCTGA
- a CDS encoding FecR domain-containing protein, whose product MTKEASHSDGPSPSTLEAEAARWAAALDAKADETPEGLDAWLAQNPRHAGALLRAQATLALFTPPLQLVPEAEPETPPSRPQRAIGWLTRHRTRVAAGGALIAAGIAGLLFYAPGTERYTTDIGEMRQVTLAEGSSLSLDTQTSLKVEMESDARVVKLAEGRTLLRVRHDAARPFRVQAGAITITDIGTVFQVIRRGDAVTVLVSEGMVEITAPGGKLRLGAGQTASFDGKANLGGMPEAQTISSASIERATAWTNGRIELDGERLDAAIDEMNRHNQLKITLTDPALGAEKLYGAFRLDDPSGFARTAALSVGAQARDSGETIRIAK is encoded by the coding sequence TTGACGAAAGAGGCATCACACAGCGACGGACCATCGCCCTCAACGCTTGAGGCCGAAGCCGCGCGTTGGGCCGCGGCCCTTGATGCCAAAGCCGACGAAACACCCGAAGGTCTGGATGCATGGCTGGCGCAGAACCCGCGCCATGCCGGAGCGCTGCTGCGCGCCCAGGCCACGCTGGCGCTGTTCACGCCCCCGCTTCAACTTGTGCCTGAGGCCGAGCCCGAGACACCTCCCTCCAGACCTCAACGCGCCATTGGCTGGCTGACACGGCATCGCACCCGCGTGGCCGCTGGTGGCGCCCTGATCGCGGCGGGCATCGCGGGCCTGTTGTTCTATGCCCCCGGCACGGAACGCTACACCACCGACATCGGCGAGATGCGGCAGGTCACGCTGGCCGAAGGCTCCTCGCTCTCGCTCGACACGCAGACCAGCCTCAAGGTCGAGATGGAAAGCGATGCCCGCGTGGTGAAGCTGGCCGAAGGGCGGACCCTGCTGCGCGTGCGCCACGATGCCGCCCGCCCCTTCCGGGTGCAGGCAGGAGCGATCACCATCACCGACATCGGCACCGTCTTTCAGGTGATCCGCCGGGGCGATGCCGTCACCGTGCTGGTCAGCGAAGGGATGGTCGAAATCACCGCGCCGGGCGGCAAGCTGCGCCTGGGCGCGGGGCAAACCGCCAGCTTCGATGGTAAAGCGAACCTCGGGGGCATGCCCGAAGCACAGACCATCTCCTCCGCCTCCATCGAACGCGCCACCGCCTGGACCAATGGCCGCATCGAACTTGATGGCGAGCGTCTGGATGCCGCCATCGACGAGATGAACCGGCACAACCAGCTCAAGATCACCCTGACCGATCCGGCGCTGGGCGCGGAAAAGCTCTATGGCGCCTTCCGCCTCGACGATCCCTCCGGTTTCGCCCGCACGGCGGCCCTGAGTGTCGGCGCGCAGGCGCGGGATTCAGGCGAAACCATCCGCATCGCAAAATAA
- a CDS encoding sigma-70 family RNA polymerase sigma factor yields the protein MSSASVPSPEIIRWVATHVVPQEGAVRATLHRLGVSASDADDIIQDAYCRFAALTCVAHIDRPGAYFMQTVKNLWRDQLRRAQIIRFEDFTENAESFVEPEAMGIEAVCAARQQLRLVEAMLARLPERCRTIFTLKRVEGCSQKEIAARLGVSESVVENDVQKALRLIQAEMRATAGAAGDDIAPARENGQLLDERGITQRRTIALNA from the coding sequence ATGTCATCCGCGTCCGTTCCATCGCCTGAGATCATCCGCTGGGTGGCCACGCATGTGGTGCCTCAGGAAGGGGCCGTGCGCGCCACGCTGCACCGTCTGGGTGTCAGCGCCAGCGATGCCGACGACATCATTCAGGACGCCTATTGCCGCTTTGCCGCGCTGACCTGCGTCGCGCATATCGACCGGCCAGGCGCCTATTTCATGCAGACGGTCAAGAACCTGTGGCGCGACCAGCTCCGCCGCGCCCAGATCATCCGCTTCGAGGATTTTACGGAAAATGCCGAGAGCTTCGTCGAACCCGAAGCGATGGGCATCGAAGCCGTCTGCGCCGCCCGCCAGCAATTGCGTCTGGTGGAGGCGATGCTGGCCAGACTGCCCGAGCGATGCCGCACCATCTTCACGCTGAAGCGCGTGGAGGGATGCTCGCAAAAGGAGATTGCCGCGCGCCTTGGCGTCAGCGAAAGCGTGGTGGAAAATGACGTGCAGAAGGCCCTGAGGTTGATTCAGGCCGAAATGCGCGCCACAGCAGGCGCGGCCGGGGATGACATCGCCCCGGCGCGGGAAAACGGACAGTTACTTGACGAAAGAGGCATCACACAGCGACGGACCATCGCCCTCAACGCTTGA
- a CDS encoding alpha/beta fold hydrolase: MSILNPFRKARPATGPVEITLDGPLAQKHRVHVVGDGPDVLVFSHGLGTDQTVWHPVLEGLPERYRAVLLDLPGAGPLLPEDFDPAAYDRLDRFAEDLLALFKEMGITRCRYVGHSVSGMIGALAAIRAPEIFEQMVFLNASPHYLNDNDYVGGLEPEDVQGLLGQMASHYQGWVEGFAPLAIAEAMPEAIKDFTAGLLAMRPDITVQVARTIFLSDVRPMLSKLKVPTVLIHSHGDIVVPDAVAHYLNRAIRDSRLVWIAARGHLPHLSAPDEIRRVLHVHLGN, from the coding sequence ATGAGCATCTTAAACCCCTTCCGCAAGGCTCGTCCAGCCACCGGACCGGTCGAAATCACGCTCGATGGCCCGCTGGCGCAGAAGCATCGCGTCCATGTGGTGGGCGACGGGCCTGATGTCCTGGTCTTTTCGCATGGGCTGGGTACGGACCAGACCGTCTGGCATCCAGTGCTGGAAGGCCTGCCCGAGCGTTATCGCGCCGTGCTGCTCGACCTGCCGGGCGCGGGGCCGCTGCTGCCCGAGGATTTCGATCCCGCCGCCTATGACAGGCTCGACCGCTTTGCCGAGGATCTGCTGGCACTGTTCAAGGAGATGGGGATCACCCGCTGCCGCTATGTCGGCCATTCGGTCTCCGGCATGATCGGCGCGTTGGCCGCGATCCGGGCGCCCGAAATCTTCGAGCAGATGGTGTTCCTCAACGCCTCGCCGCATTACCTCAACGACAATGACTATGTCGGCGGGCTGGAGCCGGAGGATGTGCAGGGTCTGCTGGGCCAGATGGCCAGTCATTATCAGGGCTGGGTCGAGGGCTTCGCCCCGCTGGCCATTGCCGAAGCCATGCCCGAGGCGATCAAGGACTTCACCGCAGGCCTGCTGGCCATGCGCCCGGACATCACCGTGCAGGTCGCCCGCACCATTTTCCTGTCGGATGTGCGGCCCATGCTGTCCAAGCTGAAAGTGCCCACGGTGCTGATCCATTCGCATGGCGATATCGTGGTGCCCGATGCGGTTGCGCATTACCTCAACCGCGCGATCCGCGACAGCCGGCTGGTGTGGATCGCCGCGCGCGGGCATCTACCGCATCTTTCCGCGCCCGATGAAATCCGCCGCGTGCTGCATGTCCATCTGGGCAACTGA